TTCAGCCAAATATGATGTGTCAGCATTCAGTTGCTGCCTGTAAAGATGTGGTTATCACAGTATTGTTAATAGTGCATGTTGTTTTTCCAGTGCACTGCTTTCATTTGTGCTTAAGAAAGTATGCTGGACATGATTACAAGCTGATTTTTAACAATATCCTTCATTATCTTAGAAAAGTTTTGGTTTGGCACATTGAACCTTGACAGTTGGATTTCAGACAGAAACataatacatacacaaaaacaaagtattACAGAAAAAAGGGTGGTTTTAACAGAAGGGACTTTTAATTTCACAAAAAGGGAACACAGAAGTTTTGGCATGTGTTGGCATATAAATACAGTTAAAATCAGGAACTAATTGACCACACGTAAACAAGATTATGAATCTGACCAGAGATTAGATGCCATCTTTCGGTGCTGAAGAATTTTTTATAATCTGGtccacagacacatttctgtcACACCTAAAACATAAAGTTTGATACCGAGCCTTGgtcattatataaaaacaaagtatCCTCATAAAAACACAATTGTGCTGATTTTTAAATACAGACTTTTCAAAAAGTGGAATGAGTTAACCTTTGTTGTGGTGGACCACTTTTCTTGCCATTTCGCATTACTTATTGCAAAGTACTTCCACAACACAAGTATTAGTGTGTAGGGCTGGATAATAATTTGTCAATTTAACAACATTATAAATCTCTTACCAACCTGAATGTATTCTATAAATGTCTATAAACTGGCAGAAGCTACATTAAGCAAGCAAGCAGAAATTCAACCAACTTATCAGCCAGCAGCCCAGTATATCTTCAACTCGTCAGACTGTAATTAAACAGGACAAACATATCAGAAGTGAGACAATGTGAGAAAGGAATCACATGCACTCATGTATAAACAAGACAATAAGTCTTAAGCCACACTAGTGGCTATGTGAGGCTCATTGTAAGGAAAACCATGGCGCTAGATTATATGTCAGTGGATCCCCAAAatcattacaattcatcctgtggGCAACACAAATATCGGTAGCAAATTTTATTGCAATCCatcaaaccattttttttaaaatatttcagtctggacctaAGTGGCGAACTGATGGACAGAACAACATTGCCGTCCCTTGAGCCACGCAACCAGATTgctaaaaaatattattttaggtCATATTTTTAGCCCCATGTATGTGTATTTAAAAACATCTCTAGATGATCATTGAGATTCCTCTCGCAGCACATTGGCATTGGGGAGGTTTATATGTAGCACTGTGCTTTATTGATAGCTCGGTTATAAGCCtcatattaaatataaaatgataAAGAAGACATTTACAGGCATAGCTGCAGTCTTGTGTTGGTCCCTGCATATCTCAGGGGATAGATCTTCTCATATGAAACTGTCTCCTTAATTCTCCAAATGCACTATTTGATGTGTATGTTAAGAATGCTTCAGGGAGCAGCAGACTTGATGTAGTGAAGCTTAATCCAGCAGCATGGAGCTTTTCATGTGCTGTAGCCACTGTTTGATttgtcctctctttttctccctctcccatTCAGATGCAAGTTTTTCAGTTTGACAGAGACTCCGGAGGACTACACCATAATTGTCGATGAGGAAGGCTTTAAAGGTGGGCCTCTCTTTGTGGATCTTTAAAGTCACTGTGGCAACCATAGATCGGGGCGGCAGGAAAAGATCACATTGTGTAACCTCTGATTCTCTCCAGTACCACGTAGCTTCAGCTGCCAATGTTTGAGCACACTTTGCTATTATGGATGTGAGGCCTAGTTGCCAGTGGCTGTGTTTTGTGGTTGGCTGATTAAGTGAATTCATGTCATTACACACCCTTTTCCAGGGTGACCCTCCTTGGTTACCCTGGAGACTACAGGCTATTTGTTGCATAACTGCTGCAGGTATTTTCTTCTGGTGACTGGCTCTGACTGTGAAGGTTCCTGTTTTCTGTTGAAATAAACTATGAAACTCAAGCAAACAATGTTAGATacatgtttgacattttgttaaAACCTCCAGAAGAcactgaaaatatatttttctaccATTTTTCATATAAACAGAATATGTCCATATGCATCTAAAAAAACTGATGATTAGGCCTAAACACTGAAGTGAACATTATATAATGTCTGAGAATTAGTACACAATCCAGTCCATTGACAGTAACTTATTAAGGTGAGCATGCAGTAAATGTTAGTCTTGGGTTAATATTGAATATCCTGTTTAATAACAGTTGTTGATTAACTGAACTAGATTGAGTTTGGCTAATATTTCAGATATGTTTTGATATTAAATGCTTTTGGTACACTCACTACAATGCTATTCAATATTAACATTATTCATTAGCTTTTCAATTATTATTAGGGCTGCCATTAATGAATACATTCATTTTcgattaatctgcagattattttcttgattaattgactaattaTGTCTATGAAATGTTACTAGTGTGTATGTAACTAGTGAAAAGCCGCCCATAACAACCTCCCACAGACCAAAGTGATGTccttaaattgcttgttttattcCACCAACAGTCTGATTTGATCAACTTATTGATTAATCAAGTAATTGTTGCAGGTCTAGTGAGTGTTTTATTGCTTATAAATACTTTGTAAGAGGAACAGTGTGGCTACTTCTGCCTCATTATTTCTACAATGTGGATGAAGGGCAGGTTTAACTTGCATCTCAAATATTCTTGAGTCTTTTTTAACTCATTAGGACCGGATGCAACATATGCATGCAAAATGTAAACCCAAACAGGGGTAGGTACAACCGTCTAGACTGGTATTTAGTAGGACAGGCAGAAAAGCCTTTCTAATACACCGTCTGCTCTGTCACCAAAGAGTGGAGGGTGGAGGGTGAGAATAATTTTGTATAATTCCAGATAATAAAAAGGCATTGGCAACAGCActcaatatattaaaaaaaggatgtgtacaaaagattaaaaacaggaataaaaacacataaaaaaataaggaaCAACTATTAGTCATGCTCATTGCTAACCCTAACTTCCCAGtttcttttctatttaaaaacttgtgttaaaaaaaattatcattaCTTGTGCATTTTTAGCCAAGAgctataaaaagtataaaaagatGTATGAACTGGCTGCAGGTTAAATCACTGTTGTACATTATGGATACAGCTAGAGGTGCAACGATGAAtcgatgaatcgattagttgtcaactattacattaatcgccaactattttgataatcgattaatcagtttgagtcatttttttataaaaaataaagaagattTCTCTGATTCcaacttcttaaatgtgaatattgttctagtttcttctctcctccgtgacagtaaactgaatatctttgagtggtggacaaaacaagacctttgaggacgtcatcttaggctttgggaaaacactgatccacatttttcaccatgttttgacatttttatagatCAAACAAGTCATCGatgaatcgagaaaataatcgacagattaatcgactatgaaaataatcgttagttgcagccctagatacAGCTGTGTGTTACGACCACTTTTGTAGTCTATCGATAATGCTTGACCTTGTGTGAAGCCTAATAGCCTCTTTTAGATAGTCCTAAATCAGGTCAAGTCACTTCTCAGGTTTTATTGGTTAATGCTGTGAACAGAACTGCTGCAGACGTGTTCTTTTTTGACATGACTGTCTGTCTATTCGCAGAGCTGCCCCAGTCAGAGCACATCAGTGTTGCTGATGCCACATGGTTGGCCCTTAACGTGGTGTCAGGGGGCGGCAACGCCTCCAACTCACAACCCATCGGGGTCACCAAAATCGCTAAATCAGTCATTGCACCGCTGGCCGACCACAACAtctctgttttcatgctgtcaACATATCAGACGGACTTCATTCTGGTGAGTGTGGATAATAATGTTCCGATACTACTACCATTTGGTATCATTTCAACATTAACGCTGGCGATAAATGCATTATTTTCTGTGAATCCCTTGTGCATGTGAAGGTAGTCCCACACAGGAATGGCAGACCCTGCcaaatgggcctcattcaccaataacTTACTAAGTTTTTTCTTAAATCTGTTCTATTTCTTCAATCAATCAACCCGGCTGGTTTGGATCTTAAATCATTCTCCTAGCCTTTTTCTTGCAGCGCCTGTAAATAAGAGAACATTGGTGAATGTCAGAATCTTTGTGAAAACTGTGGGTTTAAAGAAGAAATTTCTTATTAACAAACGGTTGGTCACTAAGGCCCAATAATAAACTATTATATAGAGAGGCAATTACAGAATTGAAAGGCTATTGCAGAAAAAATGTCAACAGAAAATActatcaaaaataaaagaatctCTTCTATAGTGACTAATTCTACCCTTAAATTGTTTGGAGGGGgatttcaaatgttttatttttcgtACCGGactcaatttaaaaacaaagtaaatcAAGTTAATCAGGTTATTGATCAGGTTCACAGCTTGCTTCAAGAGTTGCATTGTTTGTCTGTTATGCAACCACTGGCAACACAATTGTCTATGATCATAATGCCTGACATGAAAAAGCAATAACCTTGGATATAGTGTACCTCTCACAGCCCCACTTCCTTTTGATTTAGGAAGAAATCCTCTCTCATACCGAAGCTTTTCTGGCCACAGGGAGTGTTTTATTATTGCCTTGCTTTAGTGGAAAAACAAGGTCTGCTGAGCAGCTCCGGCATGTTTATGAAAATGGATGTTGATAATCTGTTACATAAAGGGGATCAGCGGCTCAGCCTCTTGCTGGAATTCCAGGTATCATACTCGggtctgtttcctgtttcctgtttccacaCTGGCTGCtcctacccacaatcctaattATTGGTAAATTAGATAAAAAAAGGCACACAAAAAACTGCTGTGTTCACCCACACCCACCACCCATCTTCTCCCTCCGTCCTTGTCTCACGCTTTGTCGGATCGCATTACCAAATCTCTGAGCAGACCAAAAAACAGACCAGCTTAAGATGTGTGGTTTTTTTCACTGATAGGATATTTTGTATTACATAAAGGGGTAAAACCTGACCCAAATGTTGAATACACTCATTTAGACGGAATCATGAGTATCCTGACTGAGTCAAGCCGCTCAGGGCAGCTACACACcagctttctttttctttctctctctcacacacacacacacacacacacacattcaagtgACGcaatagccacacacacacacacaaattcaagtGACGCAATAGCTGTCACCCTCGGTAAGGAAACACTTGTGTTGCTCTCTTTCACCAGCTTCAGAGTTCATCTTTGAGATACACCAAGGCTTATTGTCCGACCAATATACTCAGCTCCATTATATTTGATATATAAATCTTTATAGGTTTGTATTATGTTGAATCAATATACAGTTACTCTTGAAATGATAGAAATGTTTGCTACTGTGGAATTCAGTTCATTTGATGGCAATATTTTCAGAATACATTCAAATACAATTTTGATAATACCCTCAAGGAGGAAAAATCTGTGaacctgtgaaaaaaaaaggacatgcCTTTTCTATGTAGGTTAATTGTCTTTCTGATTCATCCATATTTCAAAGATTCCTTTTGACCCGCAACCTACCCCTACCCAAACTAATAACTTAATTTCCGTGAATTCTGTTTTTGTCAGACATAGAAGAAACATTTCACGATGTTATCCAACGTTTGTTTTCAACTCACTCATTCATTTCTTTTGTCCTCAGGTACGAGAGCGAGATCTGCCGATGGTCATGCACACGCTGTCTTCCGAATTCACTTTGCTCCGGGTGGTCAACGGAGAGACTTTTGCTGCTCACGATCTGGGAGTCACCAATGGCTTTGTAAAGCCTAAACTCGGTAGGCATAAAAAAAtcatgtatgtttatttttgtatagaAGCAGCTTTTGAAGAATGGTGACATGCAGGAGGTGACCACATTTAACAGCAGCCCAAACCACTTGAACATTTtcataatatattaaaacaaaaatcattttaaaactcAATTTGCTCTACACATATCTACAGTTTTCAACACTGGTGCAACATCTGTTTAACATCAAAATGCCTGCTGAGAGATTTTACTCTGACAAAACTATCTCAACTCTGAGTACTTTAAGCCCTTTTCTCTCTTCACGTGTTGGTTCTGAAGTTTAGCttgaaagttcattcttgacgttgaacatagtttttttaaaatgtgatgagATTGAATGCTCATTATTTCCATACAGACATTTATAATAAGATACTTGTTGGCTACATTGATGCCTCTGAGCCCTCATGTATtcaatcatttttgtttttcagtgccCCGTCCCATCATTCACCCCTTATCTAGTCCCAGCAACATGTTCTGTGTGACCAGCCTGGACCCGGACACACTGCCCTCTGTAGCCACCCTGCTCATGGATGTCATGTTTTACTCTGGAGGGTAAGAAAGTGAAATGATTTAGTCTATGAAAATGAGGACATGAGTGTCAGTTGTAGGATGTTAGCTACAACACCTGTGTAAActaatatctttaaaatcatgTAAGCACAAAAAGATACTCCATCGATTTCTTCTTATATTTTGCTTGTTTTGAATCCAAAACCACTCAAGGAAGCTTGTTGTTTTCTTCAGTTGTTGTGTAGCAACttttaaaaatctctttttcaagagtggcCAGGACGAgtttcttcctggttaaataaaggttaaataaaaataaaataacaaatagcTGTATTTGTAATTACATTACTTAAGTCATATTTAACCCTGCTTAGCAGTGGGAACGGAAAAGTCATTTGGTTTGTCCACCACTTTTGGCACAGGCAGACAACACAGAAATATGTCAAATGACGTGTTGAATACCATGAAACCTGTACAGACATTGACGGTCCatagaggatgaatcctaataaAGTTGACGATTGACATTTTTGGTTCTTCAAAATGTTTCAACTGTTGGGTGGAGTGTATATTTGGTTCAATCAATTTGGATCAATGTTTCCCACAGGGTGATTTGAATCAtttcattcttcttctttttggagccaaaATGATTTCAAATCTAAATGATACATTTAGTGTCTGAATTATACTGTTTGTATCTCTGTTAAAATAGTTATTATTAAAGGAAAGAAGATAAACATCAATATAACAGCTGATTCCAAGGTGTGAGATTACAAGAATGCAATTCCTGCATTACCAGTTCGACCACATTAAGTGTTGTGCCTTTCTCTCTCCAAAGTCCAAAGGAGAGCGGAGCATCCAGCGAGGACTCCAGCCACATCcgcttcttctccttctccctgATCGAGGGCTACATCTCTCTGGTCATGGACGAACAGACAACTCAAAGGTTGAGTAGCAGCAAACACCTGTGACACAACAACATATTTatattgctgctgctgctgctgctgttgctgctgaggCTGTGTAATTAACCACACTTGTCTTTTGagatgttgttttcttttagtcAGACTGTTATTTATGATTGTTTGAGGGGGCGATTAGTTTGTTGCTCAGCAATAGCAGAGCAGTTGGGCTTATACAATGTACTTAAGTCACAGTGGGTTTCAGTCTGACTCATTCCTCCTTACAGTATACTCTCTAATTAAGTAGAAAGGGCTCCAAGAAACCTGAGCAGCTACAGATCCCATAGAGTTGCTCCTCTATTAGCACCACGTTAGCATTTGATCATAGTTCATTCATAAATAAGATATCACTTATATGGGTCAGTAATGTCTTAAAGCCACGTGGaggtaaaataataattgttttttcaaGATCATATTTTGCTACTAAAGCATGTAGGTCAGCCTCATCCCCACGTTTATGTACTACCTAATGTGTTGCCTTAAGGGAATAGGTCACCCATTTTTGCTCAACTTTACAAGTGTagtcttcaacagggggtcctcagagtcaatgcagggggcaCCAAATTAAAGTTATGTCTtgaacatgaatccaacatattattagcaaatataaatcagcttatttgtgaaaaaacgTTGATgacaggcttactggcctataggtaatgtagtcatccacagatacagtttatcctaaaggccgttttatgcttctgcagcGAATCAACgtcgtacccccgcagacccccctgcgtctacgccggaccctacgccgtagcctgacgtgcacctctcgaaaaatgtaactacacgtcgcagcaacgcacgtcgcagcgacgcacgtcgctcggccgtaTTGCATtttccccgactcatttcctggttctccttctccataaacaacatgaagtcaaggagagggttgacttttcctgctaaagatgtctcaccttggtcagaaaacacaggggagacactttgtttctctcaccgtgactctagagtcagtactcgctccgaagctaatcactCTGTCACTTCCctctcgctctaccacacactccccacacacacacgccggcttgACGCACACaacagcgcacaagtataacatcaggccacttacgtaggctacggcgaaagctctgcgtggagcctccgcaggaccataaaacagccttaaggattcactgtggatatcatagtggggggggtgtgtgtcctcccccagggaagttttgagtatcaacgacttaatttcctgtattCAGGCACACTTTTATATAATTCACGGTggaaatatatcaaaaatataatggaaagtatgttgttgcgtgtcaatGGGCATCTTCAAATGGgcatatggaaatcctggagttTTCTGGCCGGTCGCGGGTCCTTTGTTCTAGACGTCCTACAACGTACAAATGTGGGGAGGCGCCGCGACACCACGCTTCAGTCGTGTCACAAAAGTGGATCCACAGtgttagtgggtatactgcatatacctgcgtatcacatagactacaccactgcaacATAGTACTACATAGATAAGTTATTTGCACATAACCAATGAaatcatgttgttgtttttgtgtatttgtatggaAGTAATGTCTTGTTGAAGGTGCTACCAAACATCCACAAGTGAAAGGCACTGCTATTGTCAGTTTGCAGGGTAGATAGCTAATTCGCTAGTCAGCTGTAGTGGTGAAAGAAGTTCttagatcttttacttaagcaaaagtagaaataccaacgtgtcagtggtggaaagtaactaattacgtttactcaagtactgtacttaagtacaattttgaggtactggtacttaacttgagtatttccattgtaTGCtaatttatacttctactccactacaatacagaggaaaatgttttttcttttttactgcaatacatttatttgataacttcagttacttttcagattcagattattgATACACAATATAATCaactaataaatgatgatgtattgctatagattaaactacccagcagtatataaagtaattaaaattagCTCCAATTTAAGCAGCTGTAACaataaagtgatgaacacaATGCATCAGTAATTATAATCcagtaataataattcattatccagttatataatatatattattctgaaatgggccattctgcatagtTTTAATTTAGCACagtatcatattttataaattgattATATGATTTGTTTGTAAAATTTTAATCTGTAAAATTACTCCAAATGTCCAATGGCCCAGCTGTCaatcacacatatacacacccaCTCAGAGGAGCATTTCTGATTGTTACAATattcacaaattaaaaaatCACTAACATAATTTTTGACTGCAAAAACTGAAACAGTGCTTGTTAATTGATAATTCAGTTTTACTCAAATATTATATTCTGCCCCATagacttaaaaatatatatatacattgagCTGTAATCGTTAATTTCTCTGTACTTTGTTCTCTTCAAGGTTTCCAAACAATGTTCTCTTCACCAGTGCTTCTGGTGAGCTTTGGAAAATGGTTCGCATCGGGGGACAACCTTTAGGATTTGGTGAGTTTTATTTGCCAAAAGGCTAGTTAGGCGTGGCTACTAACAGGCCACATGTTGGTAAAAATGAACAGTAACAGCATCAGAGATTAACCCATCTCCAAACACAATGTATGCTGAAGTATCAGTATAATAAATATACTCAAATTATTTATGAGCACTACAGATGTCACAAACCAACCTACTTTTAGAGAATTTCACAGCAGACGATAATTTCATCTCTCAGCAGCAGTTAACTGTTTTTCAGCTTTCAGGATCAGAGTTGATGTGTTGAATCTTAAAGCATCAGGCGACTAATCTGTTCGGCTGGTGTCGATTGGTGCTGCCTGCCTGTGTGATCCAAACAAGAGCTAAcagtaaatacatacagaaaactaTCGTATGATTTAATGTGGAAACGGTTGTAGCCAATGCTTGTTTTCCCTAAAAGAAAGTTGGCAACAATGCTCTGTGCAATTACCAATTCATGAGTAGAATGTTCTATAGAAAGTTAAAGGCTATTGTTTCAACATGTTAAAATGACATTTGTAGTCTGTGCAAATGTCACATAAAAACTGTAATGGTGGactattttaacattaataatgtgacatttaataGTGGGTAATGTCAGTTTTAGATGCACTTGTTGAACAAGTGTTGATCCTGTGTTGGCTCTTGTActgcagtgattcccaaccagcaTACTTGTAACTCAGGGGGTACGTGGAAAGATAGTGGAGTTGCTCATCTAGTttgaaaaagcagaaattatgatttgTTAAGGAGGAAAACAAACCCACAGGTAG
This genomic interval from Perca flavescens isolate YP-PL-M2 chromosome 13, PFLA_1.0, whole genome shotgun sequence contains the following:
- the castor2 gene encoding cytosolic arginine sensor for mTORC1 subunit 2, with the protein product MELHILEHSLKVASIEKEGIQICTHGLIKLAFLASKTRCKFFSLTETPEDYTIIVDEEGFKELPQSEHISVADATWLALNVVSGGGNASNSQPIGVTKIAKSVIAPLADHNISVFMLSTYQTDFILVRERDLPMVMHTLSSEFTLLRVVNGETFAAHDLGVTNGFVKPKLVPRPIIHPLSSPSNMFCVTSLDPDTLPSVATLLMDVMFYSGGPKESGASSEDSSHIRFFSFSLIEGYISLVMDEQTTQRFPNNVLFTSASGELWKMVRIGGQPLGFDECGIVAQISEPLATADIPAYYISTFKFDHALVPEENIQSVIGALRTKSTAQ